AATATATGGAACTGTTGGTAATGGACCTGGTAATGTACATGTAGGAAACAAACCACATTCATATGATCAACAAAATACAGGACAATGGAAAGATCACGCTGATAAAGATAATTCACCGAGTGGAGTTGTTGGTGATGTGGGTGTAGGATCAGGTTGTACACCTGGAGTCTCTTCTGCTGGTTGTTCAAGTGTACCATCAACTTTGCAAAAAAACACACCTATTCCTACTCAAATATATGGAACTGTTAGTAGTGGACCTGCCAATGTACATGTAGGAAACAAACCACATTCATATGATCAACAAAATACAGGACAATGGAAAGATCACGCTGATAAAGATAATTCACCGAGTGGAGTTGTTGGTAATGTGGGTGTAGGATCAGGTTGTACACCTGGAGTCTCTTCTGCTGGTTGTTCAAGTGTACCATCAACTTTGCAAAAAAACACACCTATTCCTACTCAAATATATGGAACTGTTAGTAGTGCACCTGGTAATGTACATATAGGAAACAAACCACATTCATATGATCAACAAAATACAGGACAATGGAAAGATCACGCTGATAAAGATAATTCACCGAGTGGAGTTGTTGGTAATGTGGGAGTAGGATCAGGTTGTACACCAGGAGTTTCTTCTGCTGCTTGTTCAACTAAACCATCAACTTTGCAAAAAAACACACCTATTCCTACTCAAATATATGGAACTGTTGGTAGTGGACCTGGTAATGTACATGTAGGAAACAAACCACATTCATATGATCAACAAAATACAGGACAATGGAAAGGTCacgctaataaagataattcacTGAGTGGAGTTGTTAGTAATGTGGGTGTAGGATCAGATTGTACACCTGGAGTCTCTTCTGCTGGTTGTTCAAGTGTACCATCAACTTTGCAAAAAAACACACCTATTCCTACTCAAATATATGGAACTGCTGGTAGTGGACCTGCCAATGTACATGTAGGAAACAAACCACATTCATATGATCAACAAAATACAGGACAATGGAAAGATCacgctaataaagataattcacCGAGTGGAGTTGTTATTAATGTGGGTGTAGAATCAGGTTGTACACCTGGAGTCTCTTTTGCTGCTTGTTCAAGTGTACCATCAACTTTGCAAAAAAACACACCTATTCCTACTCAAATACATGGAACTGTTGGTAGTGGACCTGGTAATGTACATATAGGAAACAAACCACATTTATATGATCAACAAAATACAAGACAGTGGAAAGATTATgccaataaagataattcacCGAGTGGAATTGCTGGTAATGTTGGTGTAGGATCCGGTTGTACACCTGGAGTCTCTTCTGCTGCTTGTTCAACTGAACCATCAACTTTGCAAAAAAACACACCTATTCCTACTCAAATATATGGAACTGTTGGTAGTAGACCTGATAATGTACATGTAGGAAACAAACCACATTCATATGATCACCAAAATACAGGACAATGGAAAGATCACGCTGATAAAGATAATTCACCGAGTGTAGTTGTTGGTAATGTGGGTGTAGAATCAGGTTGTACACCTGGAGTCTCTTCTGCTGCTTGTTCAAGTGTACCATCAACTTTGCAAAAAAACACACCTATTCCTACTCAAATATATGGAACTGTTAGTAGTGCACCTGGTAATGTACATATAGGAAACAAACCACATTCATATGATCAACAAAATACAGGACAATGGAAAGATCACGCTGATAAAGATAATTCACCGAGTGGAGTTGTTGGTAATGTGGGTGTAGAATCAGGTTGTACACCTGGAGTCTCTTCTGCTGCTTGTTCAAGTGTACCATCAACTTTGCAAAAAAACACACCTATTCCTACTCAAATATATGGAACTGTTGGTAGTGGACCTGGTAATGTACATGTAGGAAACAAACCACATTCATATGATCAACAAAATACAGGACAATGGAAAGATCacgctaataaagataattcacTGAGTGGAGTTGTTAGTAATGTGGGTGTAGGATCAGATTGTACACCTGGAGTCTCTTCTGCTGGTTGTTCAAGTGTACCATCAACTTTGCAAAAAAACACACCTATTCCTACTCAAATATATGGAACTGCTGGTAGTGGACCTGCCAATGTACATGTAGGAAACAAACCACATTCATATGATCAACAAAATACAGGACAATGGAAAGATCacgctaataaagataattcacCGAGTGGAGTTGTTAGTAATGTGGGTGTAGAATCAGGTTGTACACCTGGAGTCTCTTCTGCTGCTTGTTCAAGTGTACCATCAACTTTGCAAAAAAACACACCTATTCCTACTCAAATATATGGAACTGTTGGTAGTGGACCTGGTAATGTACATATAGGAAACAAACCACATTTATATGATCAACAAAATACAAGACAGTGGAAAGATTATgccaataatgataattcacCGAGTGGAATTGCTGGTAATGTTGGTGTAGGATCCGGTTGTACTCCTGGAATATCCTTATCTTCTTGTTCGAGTGAAATACCAACTGTGCAAAAGAACGTTCCAACTTTTTCTCAAACATTTGGTACTACCGGTAGTGGAGCttcttatcaaaataacaaaaatactaACCAACCTAGTGGCTCAAGAAATTGTGGTACTTCTGGTAGTAGCACATGCATAGGTAGCGCAGGATATCCCATAGGAAGTTCTCAAACAACAGTTGGTGCTATTGGAAATGGACACAATGTTCATGGACAAAGTGGTTCTGgagataaaaattcttataaatgGAATGGTACAAATCCTTTCTTACATGGAGGACAAGGCAATCTGAAACCAGTTATACATACAACTAGTTCACctatatttattacgaatagTCTTGATGCATTCGATACAACTTCCAAACCTATTGGTTTTGGTAATCCTTTTCTAGATGGTACTATAAGTAATACATTCGGAACTCAACATGATAAACATAATGTAGAAGTAACTCCTATTAAAAGTGATGCTTTAGATAAACCTATTGGTGTGGGAAATCCATTTTTAACGAACGGAAATGGAGGAAGCAAAAGCAGTACTCCAATTTATTCTGGTGCAAGTATAGGAAGCGTTTCAAGTATCAGCATTCTACCATTAGTTACAACAACTATTAAACCTATTGGGCAAAATAATCCATTTTTGGAAGTATCAGGTGGAAATGTAGTAAACAAATATCCTCTTGGAGTACATCCAAATGTAGct
This is a stretch of genomic DNA from Vespa crabro chromosome 3, iyVesCrab1.2, whole genome shotgun sequence. It encodes these proteins:
- the LOC124422541 gene encoding uncharacterized protein LOC124422541, which produces MDNIFSLNNIYLRCYFLLTCFATTYAAPGVLGSFAGSSSAAFSSASASAHAGSVASAISSANAFTGGAFPSKNPDGTYGLTHQQGISAGSGSYIELGNINPDSNKFGLSHQVSGTKGSYNNKSQIPCSGCPNNKEKWELDNYDDQSEEKEEEWQEAEQDDCDDGQYRLEHHYHHHKSGVDKKQEEQTMSSIHKIENTNQYNYNQANNKGGYTTSSTKGQGNLNDRTYNNYGNLGYVGANNQNLNNNYDAYQHNTGALKDSLHPSSSWTDINKKKDENENKNSGIPGVLTSTSTTDNKYGNTNKDTVGGITSSQPNVGNKQHSYDQQNTGQWKNHANKDNSPSGVVGNVSVGSGCTPGVSSAACSTEPSTLQKNIPIPTKIYGTVGNGPGNVHVGNKPHSYDQQNTGQWKDHADKDNSPSGVVGDVGVGSGCTPGVSSAGCSSVPSTLQKNTPIPTQIYGTVSSGPANVHVGNKPHSYDQQNTGQWKDHADKDNSPSGVVGNVGVGSGCTPGVSSAGCSSVPSTLQKNTPIPTQIYGTVSSAPGNVHIGNKPHSYDQQNTGQWKDHADKDNSPSGVVGNVGVGSGCTPGVSSAACSTKPSTLQKNTPIPTQIYGTVGSGPGNVHVGNKPHSYDQQNTGQWKGHANKDNSLSGVVSNVGVGSDCTPGVSSAGCSSVPSTLQKNTPIPTQIYGTAGSGPANVHVGNKPHSYDQQNTGQWKDHANKDNSPSGVVINVGVESGCTPGVSFAACSSVPSTLQKNTPIPTQIHGTVGSGPGNVHIGNKPHLYDQQNTRQWKDYANKDNSPSGIAGNVGVGSGCTPGVSSAACSTEPSTLQKNTPIPTQIYGTVGSRPDNVHVGNKPHSYDHQNTGQWKDHADKDNSPSVVVGNVGVESGCTPGVSSAACSSVPSTLQKNTPIPTQIYGTVSSAPGNVHIGNKPHSYDQQNTGQWKDHADKDNSPSGVVGNVGVESGCTPGVSSAACSSVPSTLQKNTPIPTQIYGTVGSGPGNVHVGNKPHSYDQQNTGQWKDHANKDNSLSGVVSNVGVGSDCTPGVSSAGCSSVPSTLQKNTPIPTQIYGTAGSGPANVHVGNKPHSYDQQNTGQWKDHANKDNSPSGVVSNVGVESGCTPGVSSAACSSVPSTLQKNTPIPTQIYGTVGSGPGNVHIGNKPHLYDQQNTRQWKDYANNDNSPSGIAGNVGVGSGCTPGISLSSCSSEIPTVQKNVPTFSQTFGTTGSGASYQNNKNTNQPSGSRNCGTSGSSTCIGSAGYPIGSSQTTVGAIGNGHNVHGQSGSGDKNSYKWNGTNPFLHGGQGNLKPVIHTTSSPIFITNSLDAFDTTSKPIGFGNPFLDGTISNTFGTQHDKHNVEVTPIKSDALDKPIGVGNPFLTNGNGGSKSSTPIYSGASIGSVSSISILPLVTTTIKPIGQNNPFLEVSGGNVVNKYPLGVHPNVAENNKNVFSGSGTSEDKDSIHFSKSGVGITSPGTYSNTNRGVKSSNQHNKFFGNVATSNAGSSSTGNIDTDKSTGLNIPSAYNSNNTGHGVSSLTGTAGNNKPSYTLSTSPGFYDYKNMSPQTSGNGGATNDNRNSPSNSLINENNANGQFNPQITNAGAQSFAGAHAGSFASSFSSSQASSSSSSFASSKSGSYTANGDPNILHQLNGNWPFDIARSVSGASSWPSLNAGSHASAFASSSVGGWPGSEPISVKS